From one Dama dama isolate Ldn47 chromosome 4, ASM3311817v1, whole genome shotgun sequence genomic stretch:
- the LOC133055165 gene encoding vomeronasal type-1 receptor 4-like: MASSFFMIGMIILTQTVVGILGNFSLLYSYIILHFMGYRLRSTDLILKHLIVANSLVLLSKGVPQTMAVFGWKHIRSDVGCKLLFFLHRVGRGVSISSICLLSVFQVITISPWNSRWAALKVTAPKYMVLSIFLCWILQMLVNVIFPFHMTGKWSGKNITEEKDFGYCISILTDKTGDALSAALLLFPDVLCLGLTLWAGSSMVLILYRHKQQVQHIRRTDASSRSSPESRATKFILLLRSTFVCFYILSSICQVLLALFDQPCQFLVDITIIIAACFPTVSPFLLMSHNSSAHRLYFAGIRSAKSSTIMRKG, from the coding sequence ATGGCCAGCAGCTTTTTCATGATAGGCATGATCATCTTAACACAGACTGTGGTTGGAATACTGGGGAATTTCTCACTCCTTTACAGTTATATCATCCTTCACTTCATGGGTTACAGGTTAAGGTCCACAGATTTGATCCTTAAGCACCTGATTGTGGCCAACTCCTTGGTCCTCCTCTCTAAAGGAGTCCCCCAGACAATGGCAGTCTTTGGGTGGAAGCATATCCGCAGTGATGTTGGCTGcaaacttctcttctttctgcacagagtggggaggggagtgtcCATCAGTAGCATCTGCCTCTTGAGTGTCTTTCAGGTGATCACGATCAGTCCCTGGAACTCCAGGTGGGCAGCACTGAAAGTAACAGCTCCCAAGTACATGGTTCTCTCTATTTTCCTGTGCTGGATCCTGCAAATGCTGGtaaatgtcatttttcctttccatATGACTGGCAAATGGAGTGGCAAAAACATCACAGAGGAAAAAGATTTCGGCTACTGTATTTCTATTCTTACTGACAAAACTGGAGACGCCTTGTCTGCAGCATTGCTATTATTCCCTGATGTTTTATGTTTGGGGCTCACGCTCTGGGCCGGCAGCTCCATGGTTCTCATCCTGTACAGACATAAGCAGCAGGTCCAGCACATTCGTAGGACTGATGcctcctccaggtcctcccctGAGTCCAGAGCTACTAAATTCATCCTTCTCCTCAGGAGCACCTTTGTCtgcttttatattctttcctccatCTGTCAAGTTCTTTTGGCTCTTTTTGATCAGCCCTGCCAGTTCCTTGTGGACATCACTATAATCATTGCAGCGTGTTTCCCAACTGTCAGCCCCTTTCTGCTCATGAGCCATAACTCCAGTGCACACAGACTCTATTTTGCTGGGATAAGAAGTGCAAAGTCCTCTACTATTATgagaaaagggtga